The window ACCGATACAGCTTTCAGGCCGGGTACTACCCTGAAATCGTATAAAAACCTGCTTTCACAATCTGCAGAGAGAAAATATCTGGTGGAGTTACTCGACTACACGGATGGACGCATTGGTGAGGCTGCGCAATTGGCCGGCCTTACACCGAGGGCTCTCTATAATAAAATGAAGATCCACGGTTTGAAGAAAGAAGATTTCAAAAAATCGGAAAAATAGCGACACTTCGGAAAATTCTGTTCAAACAAGAAAAAAGAGCGTCATAGCATCTTTCTCCCCCCTATCCCGCCTGATTCATCGGAATATTTTGTTCACAACCCCTGTTGATAGTCTGTCCAGTTAACCCATTGTAAGTAATCGGAAAAATTGCTTTTTTTCGCTTTGGTTCTTCTGGCATGATTTTTGGTATATCGTTTTTTGAAATTTGTAGATTGGTTTTGGATTTAACCTCAAGGAATTTAACCTGCGAATACGCAATGGAGGCGGGGATGGGCAAATTCAATAAGCATCAGAGCGACAGAGAGAGGTTTGGCAAATGCCAGATATGTCTGTGCTATATCCCGGTCGAATACTACTTTGGTCAGGGAGATGAAATTGTCTGTTATGAGTGTGGAACGGAATACACAATCCTTTCCAAGAATCCGGTCAAGTTAGCAATGATCGAGGATAAATATCATGATGAGTTTTATGGAGAAAATCTATTTGACGATTGATGATGGAAATGGGCTGCGCTGGGCCTCCGGATACATGCTTGTTGCAGCTGGATAACGTGTGTACTTGATTGAAGCAGGAAATTAATATTTCCTGCTTTTTATATGAAGCATCCTATAAAGTTTTGTTAAGAATGGATTTTACAGAAATATTTTATAATACAGACTGGGCTTACGGGTTCCTGATTTTTGCTGCGCGGGTGGTTGATGTCTCCCTGGGTACCTTGAGGACTATTGCCATTGTTCATGGCAGAACGCTCATGTCTTTCTGGCTTGGATTTTTTGAAGCTGCAATCTGGCTTGTGGTCGTATCCGGTATTGTACAGGTTGTCACTCAACAGCCAGCGCTTGGCCTCGTCTACGCTTTTGGGTTTGCCACTGGAAATCTGGTTGGCATCAAGGTGGAGAAGTTCATCGCCATGGGGCATATGATTCTCAGGGTAAACAGCAACAACGATGCAGCTGGAATTGCCAAAGCCATGAGAAATCAAGGTTATAATGTTACTTCATTTACGGGCGAGGGGCAAAAAGGGCCGGTTACGGAGCATTACGTGGTGTGCCGTCGCCGGGAATTGAAAGAGTTACTGGCAACGGTTACCGCTCTGGACCCATATGCGTTTTACGTCACCGAGCAGGCGGGGTCGGTGAGCAGCATCACTCGACCGATCATGCAACCTGTTACGGGCTGGCGGGCTGTGATTAAGAAAAAGTGACCCCCTTGGATTTGTGGGAATGTGCTTCGTGAGCGCTCTACAAAAAATTAGAGGCGCTCGTTACCTTGTATGGCAGTTAACAATTCCGATCTCAATTGATATTGAGATCGGAACTGTTTTGGGCTGAATAGGGTTGTCGCCTAAGAATTTATTTCTTCTTTATAGATCCGCATGCCCCGTGCCTGATAATTTCTCAGTGCGCCTGGATGATCGAGGGTGCAGGTATGCACCCAGACTCGCCTGACCCCTTCCCAGCTCCAGGCTTTTCTGATGGCCTCGGTTAGCAGATACCCTCCACACCCCTTGCCAATGAATTGTTCGGCAAGCCCGAAGTATATTATCTCTACCTCATCACCTTCTCTGAGTAGTTCAAAATACCCGGCAATGGCACCGTCCTTATACGCGACCCAGGTGCGCAGATTGTCGCTTGCCACATAGTCCTGCCACTCTTCATCGCTTAAGGCGAGCTTGTCCGTCCAGAGCCATTTCTCGCCGATAAATTGATAGAGAAATTTGTTGTACTGATACTGACGTATAGAGCATTCGCGAATATCTATCTCGATCTTTGGCGATGAGGGACAAAGTGCCTCAGGCTCAGTCATTTGCAGGTAATAGATGGTTACTGGTTCATTCATGTTCATTTCCTGAATCATTTTTTCCGTAGTCAATATAGCCCCGGCTGCCGGCAGCACTGTCTGATATTCAGCTTGCAGACAGTCAGGGAACAGATTATCGCGGCAGACCATACCCCGCATCTGTAAGCTGACGACCCGTTTTTACTCTCAGCAGGGGTATGATTTTTACGCGTTCATCCTGTCCTTCGTCTCACTCAAAGTAAAATACCCTGATAGTTCAATGAATGGAACCCGAGCCCACCGAAGTGAGACAATAATCAACCTGCGACAGGTACGGCGAGTGCCAGCGAAAGAGCTGGTGATTAAGGCCAGATTCCAAATTATTGCACCGGCTGAAAGAGTTGACGTTGGCGTTGGGAATTAGAGGGCAATGCTGTCCTCCAGATTGTCGGGAGAAACAAGCGGTGATGGTTTTCGCTTCTCTCAACCCCATAGGGACAACGCTCATACAGCTTCTCTGGAGTTCAGCCACGATTGCAATGCTGAAGTTGCTGTGTTTGCGGGGCCTCCAATGATTTGAAAGAAAGACCTGCAGCGCCTAACATAGGAAAAGAAAGGTAAGGCTGCGACTAAAGGGCGATTAATTCAGATTTTGACCTTCCTGGCGCCATAAATCATCTTTATGACCGTACTCGGTGCCCATGCGATCGCCAGCACCAGGCTCGATGTCTGGATCATGTTCATCTTTGGTATCATCAGTTTTATCAGCAGGACGCTGAATTTTCACCCTGCACCTATCGTTCTCGGTCTGATCGACCGTGCCTTTTTTTCAGTGCTGACGATCAATAGGTATTCACCAAACTGGAGTACATCACCTTCTGCGATTCGGTGATTGAGTCAAACAGCATTTATCCATACGTAGTGCCAAGATCGCTTCGTTGAAAGCCGTCCAAGCATGTGGGCGGCTTAATTTATCCATTTTGTTCGATAGCTTGGATGTGCCGAACCTGGTCCAACCAATATTGGGCACAGTGGTGAATATTCGGCATCAAATGCGATAGGCAGGGAGGGCGAAAACCTATTAAACTCCCTGAATTGCAACAGTTTTAAAGGTTTGGGGCAAGTAGGTCTGGTTTTTGCTTTATAAAACTCTGTACTCACCGACAATCTGGAAACCTGGTTTTCCGATCTAACGCAAGTAATTGATCCACACTTTAAGGAGGAAGTACTAATGAAGAGTTTTCTTTTAACCGCAGCTGTAGCATTTGCCACTCTGATTACCAGCCCTGCAATGGCTGCTTTCCCGGAAGAGCCAATCACCTACCAGATTCCATTTGGTCCCGGTGGTCAGTCA of the Desulfosediminicola ganghwensis genome contains:
- a CDS encoding DUF2179 domain-containing protein, with protein sequence MDFTEIFYNTDWAYGFLIFAARVVDVSLGTLRTIAIVHGRTLMSFWLGFFEAAIWLVVVSGIVQVVTQQPALGLVYAFGFATGNLVGIKVEKFIAMGHMILRVNSNNDAAGIAKAMRNQGYNVTSFTGEGQKGPVTEHYVVCRRRELKELLATVTALDPYAFYVTEQAGSVSSITRPIMQPVTGWRAVIKKK
- a CDS encoding GNAT family N-acetyltransferase, producing the protein MNEPVTIYYLQMTEPEALCPSSPKIEIDIRECSIRQYQYNKFLYQFIGEKWLWTDKLALSDEEWQDYVASDNLRTWVAYKDGAIAGYFELLREGDEVEIIYFGLAEQFIGKGCGGYLLTEAIRKAWSWEGVRRVWVHTCTLDHPGALRNYQARGMRIYKEEINS